CTATGGAACCAGGTCGATTCATCTCAGAGCTTTTGATCTTCAATTCAAATGCAAAAAGATTTTCACCAGCAAGAGCGAATTTAGTAAATTTAAGTGATATGTGGTGACTTGAGATATTCATTCAGGTTCCCATTAAGTCATCCAAAACTGTTAATAGCagagagaaaatagaaactTGCTGTATagaaattttagaaacaatGTAGAGAGTGGCTAATGGAGTTGAGTATAGTGCTGGACCAGCCAATTCACATATGCAACAGAGAGTGGTGAGTGTATAGGTTAGTTTTAATCAGGGATTTGTCAAGAATGATCAGAGGTGAGTCATTCCACATGCTTCCTTGTATTTATTaatcatttgtaattttttcttctaataaaaaaagtattttcccaaGGGCAAAATTACTTCTTGGTAAATATTGTTAGACATACGTGCTACTCTCTGCATTTCACCTTCAAGCAAGAATCAATTTGGATTTGCCTCATCGAGTAAAATTCTTGTGAATTTCCCCATTCCTTGTTTCTTACCAGACTTTGAAATGTGGGTTTAGTTTTGAGCCGTGAGTTGGCTTGAAACTTAGCCATAGCCaggttaaaaacaaatatttgagatGGATTTGATTAAACTTGGTTGACCTAgtagattaattttttgttaatcaattctaattaaaatttgatttgattttttaaaaaattttccaaaataatattattttaaatctttataaaaaacttaaaacatattattttttattttaattgattttatcaatCCAAGCTCAACCTGCTTACTGAAGTTTTAAATCGTATCTTgggtttattaattttgaacttGCTCAACCTACTTACTCAAGTTTTGCATCGTATCtcaggtttaataattttggttttttgtgaTATTTCGTCCGAGAATGTTATCTAGCCCTATCAAGTTTTGAAAGTTAGGTCCAAGAATGCTCCTAGCTCTCTCAAAAGGAGCACCATACCATGCTACACCAGCATCccagaaagagagagaacatGCAAGCTCCTCTATTGTAACAAACCGAAGGAATGCACCGGTTGGGATCGCTACTCTCTCATAAACCTCTCTTAAACCCTCGAGCTCCTCTATACTCACTCATCTCATCCTCCACTTTTAGCTACTCTCCTAATTCCATCGAAATCTTTTATGAACATCTCTTAAAATCCTGTAATGGGTCATCCTCTCTCAAACAAATTCACTCAGCTCTCACAACCACTGGCCTTATCACTACAAGCCCTCATTTGGGTGGTCAGATTATCATCAAATATGCAAAATTTGATGACCTTAATAGGGCAAGATTACTTTTTGATAACATTAATGTATGTTATGATAAACCAACTTCTTTCCTTTGTAATACTATGATTAGGGCATATGCAAATGTTGGTCAATGTTTTGAAACGTTAAAGTTGTATTCTTTCATGCGTAAGACTGGCACTTTTGTGAATAATTACACTTACCCTTTCGTGTTCAAAGCTTGTGCTTTGAATTTGTTGGTTCGTGAAGGGAAAGTTGTTCATGGAGATGCTTTAAAAAATGGGTTCGGTTCGGATTTGTATGTTGAGGCTGGTTTGGTTGACATGTACGCAAAATGTGGCCTTTTTGTTGATTGTCGCAAGATTTTCGACGAAATGTCTACGAAGGATTTAGTTTGCTGGACAGCAATGATAACTGCTTATGAGCAGGCTGAGAAGCCTGAGGAGGCTCTCGTTTTGTTCAAAAAGATGCAGCAAGAAGAGGGTCTTCTAGCAGATTCGATTGCTGTAGTGAGTGTTGCATCTGCTGTTGGTCAATTAGGAGATGTTAGGAACGCTCACACAGTGCATGGTTATGCCTTTCGTAAATCGTTGATTGAGGAATTATGTGTtggtaactcaattttagctaTGCATACAAAATGCGGGAATACAGAAAAGGCACGTTTGGTTTTTGATATGATGATGGAAAGAGATGTTATCTCATGGAATTCTATGCTTTCTGGCTATACTCAAAATGGGCAAGCCACTGAAGCTCTGTTGCTGTTTGATGAGATGCGTGATTCTGATTGTCAACCTACTCCTGTTACGGCATTGATCATGGTTTCAGCTTGCGCTTATTTGGGTTTTCAACATCTTGGAAGGAAATTCCATGATTTTATCGTCGATAGCAGAATGGAAATTGacacaaatctttcaaatgCTCTGATGGACATGTATGCCAAGTGTGGAGACTTGGAAAAGGCGGTGGATTGGTTCAATGGCATTCCCCCCACTGAACGGAATGCTGGTTCTTGGAATGTATTGATTTCAGGGTATGGCATGCATGGACATGGTAAAGAAGCACTAGAACTCTTTTCAAGAATGCAGGAGGAAGGTGTTGAGCCAAAccatttcactttcacttcaATTCTTTCTGCTTGCAGCCATGCAGGCCTCATTGATGAAGGTAGGAAATGTTTTGCAGAAATGAAAAGGCTATCTGTGACACTGGAGGATAAACACCATGCTTGTGTGGTTGATATGCTTGGCCGAGCTGGGCTCTTGCAGGAAGCATTTGATCTGATTAAGGAAATGCCATCACCTCCGAGTGATGGAGTATGGGGTGCTCTACTGCTAGCTTGCAAAATCCATGGGAACATGGAATTAGGGAAAACTGCAGCCAGTAATCTACTCCAGCTTGAGCCAAACCATACAGGATACTATGTGCTAATGTCTAACATATATGCAGCATCAAACAAATGGAAAGAAGTTTGGAAGTTGAGGCAAGATATGAAGAATAAAGGATTAAAGAAACCTGCAGCCTTTAGTATGATCGAGTATGGTGAACATATTCTTGGGTTCCACACAGCTGACCAAGAAAATCCATTTAGGCACGAAGTttacaaaaaaatggaaagccTAGCAATCGAGATGAAGATGGCTGGGTATGTACCAGACCTCTCATGTGCTCTACATGATGTCGAAGAGGAAGACAAGGAGCGTATGCTAAACTATCACAGCGAGAAGCTAGCTGTAGCTTTTGGTGTTCTGAAGATAGAACCTGGAATGGTAATTCGAGTAACAAAAAATCTTCGTGTTTGCAATGACTGTCATTCAGCGTTTAAGTATATTTCACACATTTATCAACGAAAGATCATTGTCAGAGATGCAAATCGGTTCCATCACTTCCAGGGAGGTGCCTGCTCATGTAAGGACTCCTGGTGAACAGTGGATTCTGGAACCTTACTGCCCCCAGTTATTGGAACTAGAAGCTGACTCTGGAAGTGTTTTGGCAAGACTCCCGATTTTTTGCTAGAGAATGAACACGGAGAGCAAGACAACCGAAGGATAGAATCTCATTCCAA
The sequence above is drawn from the Populus alba chromosome 15, ASM523922v2, whole genome shotgun sequence genome and encodes:
- the LOC118036877 gene encoding pentatricopeptide repeat-containing protein At3g26782, mitochondrial, whose protein sequence is MHRLGSLLSHKPLLNPRAPLYSLISSSTFSYSPNSIEIFYEHLLKSCNGSSSLKQIHSALTTTGLITTSPHLGGQIIIKYAKFDDLNRARLLFDNINVCYDKPTSFLCNTMIRAYANVGQCFETLKLYSFMRKTGTFVNNYTYPFVFKACALNLLVREGKVVHGDALKNGFGSDLYVEAGLVDMYAKCGLFVDCRKIFDEMSTKDLVCWTAMITAYEQAEKPEEALVLFKKMQQEEGLLADSIAVVSVASAVGQLGDVRNAHTVHGYAFRKSLIEELCVGNSILAMHTKCGNTEKARLVFDMMMERDVISWNSMLSGYTQNGQATEALLLFDEMRDSDCQPTPVTALIMVSACAYLGFQHLGRKFHDFIVDSRMEIDTNLSNALMDMYAKCGDLEKAVDWFNGIPPTERNAGSWNVLISGYGMHGHGKEALELFSRMQEEGVEPNHFTFTSILSACSHAGLIDEGRKCFAEMKRLSVTLEDKHHACVVDMLGRAGLLQEAFDLIKEMPSPPSDGVWGALLLACKIHGNMELGKTAASNLLQLEPNHTGYYVLMSNIYAASNKWKEVWKLRQDMKNKGLKKPAAFSMIEYGEHILGFHTADQENPFRHEVYKKMESLAIEMKMAGYVPDLSCALHDVEEEDKERMLNYHSEKLAVAFGVLKIEPGMVIRVTKNLRVCNDCHSAFKYISHIYQRKIIVRDANRFHHFQGGACSCKDSW